The following nucleotide sequence is from Geminocystis sp. NIES-3708.
TGTTAAGGGCAAACGAGATTATGCCATCTTAAGATTACTCTGGGATAACGGATTAAGACGTAGTGAGGTGTCTAATCTTAATATTGAAGATTTTAACCCTAAGAATCGAACTCTAAGGATTATGAGTAAAGGTAAAATAGATCCTGAATATGTTTACTTATCAGATAAAACTATTGAGGCTCTTGAGGCTTGGTTAAATGTCAGGTATCACCCCTTACCTCATCATTCTCTTTTTATCTCTTTGGATAATGCAAGTAGAGGACACCGATTAAGTGATAAAAGTGTTTATCGTCTAGTTAAAAAATACTCCTCAGAAATACCAGAGGGTAAAGTCTTATCACCTCACCAAATCAGACATTCATCTATTACGGCTTTACTTGAGGCAACTAATGGCAATGTCAGGTTAGCTCAAAAATTCTCAAGGCACTCTAACTTAAATACCCTCATGATTTATGACGATAATAGAGTTGCGTTACAGCAAGAGGCTGTTAATATTTTAGCTAATATGGTTTAAACCATATACGTTTAATTTTCTTTCAGTATTAATATCTTTACTGGTATTAAGAATAAAAAAGTTCGATGTCTAAAAATATCCGAGCAATATTAGGGAATTTTCGGATCTTTTTAGAGTATTTAATATTACTTTTATATTTATAGGTATTTGATGTTTTCGGAGTATTTATAATCTATTTTTTCTTTTATTTTCTTTCATCTACGATTAAATCTAGTATATCAGATTATTAAATTACCCCCCTGATAATCTCTTATTTTACCTTTGTTAAATAGTTGAATATTTATCAGCCTTTGAGGAAAAAGGAGTAAGGTAATAAATAAATTTATCTCCTCTTATTTATCAAGAAAATAACGAAAGTTATAGTATTATTATTTAATTAAGTAACAAGTAATAAATAAATAACCATGAAAAATTCAGCTTAAAAAGTAAGTTATGCCTTTTATCCTCATTAACCAATATCGTCAAGAATTAGACAGAATTTATCAATACGGTGGTAGTCATAATGAAGGGGCGGTAAGAAGGATAATGAGTAATTTATTAAATGGTTATTGTAAACCAAGAAATTTTGTTTTAGTTGAGGAGTTAACCATTACCAGCCCTCTAAAAAATAATATTAGGCTTGACGGTATTGTTAAAGATGCTTTGAGGTTAGACTGGGGATATTGGGAAGCGAAAGACGAAAAGGATAATTTAGATGCTGAAATTGAGGCTAAATTTAAGAAAGGATACCCTACAGATAATATTTTATTTGAGGATACCAAGACAGCCGTATTAATCCAAAATGGGGATGAATCATTACGGATTGATATGAAAATTGATGAGGAATTAGACAATGTAATTAATCAATTTTTAGACTATGAAAGGGCTGAAATAAAAGATTTTCGTCAAGCTATTAATACTTTTAGTCAAGATTTACCCACTATTTTAGATACCGTCAGAAATTTAATTGATTCTCAATCAGAGAGTAATAATAACTATATTCAAGCAAGAAATAAATTCTTAAAAGTATGTCAAGAATCCATTAATCCAGACATCAAAATAGCTGATATTAGGGAGATGATAATTCAGCATATTTTAACAGAAGATATTTTTACTAATATTTTTAGTGATGCTCAATTTCACCAAGAAAATAATATTGCTAAACAATTAAATGAAGTCATCAAAACTTTCTTTACTGGTAATGTTAAAAGGAATACTTTTAAGACCATTCAAAGTTATTATAATGTCATTATTCGCACGGCTTCTAATATAGTTAATCATCAAGAAAAACAGAAATTTTTAAAGGTAGTTTATGAGAACTTTTATAAAGCCTATAATCCCAAAGAAGCGGATAGACTAGGTATAGTTTATACTCCTAATGAGATAGTAAAATTTATGGTACAAAGTACCGATTATTTACTAGAAAAACACTTTAATAAAACATTAGGAAATAAAGGAGTAGAAATATTAGATCCTTGCACGGGTACGGGTACATTTATCACAGAAATATTAGACTATTTATTAACAAGAGATGTGGAGTATAAATATAAAAATGAGATTCACTGTAACGAAATTTCTATCTTACCTTATTATATAGCTAACCTCAATATTGAATATTCTTATCAACAGAAAACAGGGGAATATTTAGAGTTTAATAATATCTGTTTAGTTGATACTTTACACCCTACAGATAAAGGGGAAAAACAGATGAGTTTATTTGGTATGAATGAGGTAAATACTGAAAGAATTAAACGACAAAATGAGAAAAAAATATCAGTAATTATTGGTAATCCTCCCTATAATGCCAAGCAAGAAAATTTTAATGATAATAACGCTAATCGTAAGTATGACAGTATTGATAAAAGAATTAAAAATACTTATATCAAAGAGGGTACAGCCCAAAATCAAATCGTAGTTTATGATATGTACACTCGTTTTATTCGGTGGGCAACGGATAGGTTAAATGACGAGGGAATTATAACTTTTATTTCTAATTCTTCTTTTATTGACGCTTTAGCTTTTGATGGTTTTAGAAAAATTATTAGTCAAGAATTTAACGAAATTTGGGTTATTAATACTAAAGGAAATGCTCGTAATAGTGGAGAAAGAAGAAGACAAGAGGGAGGGAATATATTTAGTGATTTAATTAAGGTAGGCATTGCCGTTTATTTCTTGATTAAAAATCCGAAAAAAGAAGGATTTAAAATTTACTATCACGAATTAGATGATTATTTAAAAGCTGATGATAAAAAAGCCTTTTTTGTTCAAAATAGAATAGAAAATATTAATTTTGAAACGATAAAACCTGATATTAATAATAATTGGATTAATCTTACTGACAATAATTTTGATGATTTAATTCCTTTAATTGATAAGGATGTGAAAGCGGTAAAAACTAAAGCTATTAAAAATGAAAAAACGGGAGAGTTAGAAAATAAAGTTTGTGATGAGGCAATTTTTCAGTTATTTTCTAATGGGTTAAAAACTCAACGAGATGAATGGGTTTATGATATTAATAAAGAAAATTTAAAGGTAAAAGTTAACTATTTAATTGATATTTATAAAGAAACTTTAAAAGACAATAATTATCAAGATAAAGATAAGATTAAATGGGATAGAGAATTAAGCAAATATTTAGATAGAAAAATAGAAAAAGAGTTTAATAGTCAACAAATTATTAAAAGTAATTATCGCCCTTTTTATCATCAATTTTTTTACTTTGATAAACATTTTAATGGAATGACTTATCAATGGTTTAATATTTATAATTCAGATGATTTAGATAATGAATATAATTTGATTATTACCATTTCTGGTATTGCTCATACTAAACCTTTTTCTACTTATATTATCAATAGTATTTGTGATTTAGGTTTTATTGAAACTTGTCAATGTTTATCATTATATCGATATGAAAATGGAGAGAGAATTGACAATATAACAGATTGGGCATTAGAGCAATTTAGAAAATATTACCAGCCTAATGGTGTTGAAAAACTCTCCGATAATAAAGAAAATAACTCCGATAATAATAACTTAGAAAATAATGATAATAATGACTTAAATAATGATTGCTTAGAAAATAATAATAATAATAATAACTTAGATAATAACGATAATAATAACTTAAATAATGATATATTACATAATAATAACTTAGAGAATAATGATAATAATAACTTAAATAATGATTGCTTAGAAGATGAAAATAATAATAAAGCTAAATTAACTAATAAAATAAATAAAGGCAAAAAAGAAAACTTAAAAGATAATATAAATAACGGTAAAAATATAACAATAGAAAAAGAAGATATATTTAACTACGTTTATGGAGTTTTACATAACCCTGAATATCGTCAAAAATATGAACTAAACTTAAAACGAGAATTTCCCAGAATACCCTTTTATGATGACTTTTGGCAGTGGAGTAAATGGGGTAAAAAGTTAATGGA
It contains:
- a CDS encoding type ISP restriction/modification enzyme, producing the protein MPFILINQYRQELDRIYQYGGSHNEGAVRRIMSNLLNGYCKPRNFVLVEELTITSPLKNNIRLDGIVKDALRLDWGYWEAKDEKDNLDAEIEAKFKKGYPTDNILFEDTKTAVLIQNGDESLRIDMKIDEELDNVINQFLDYERAEIKDFRQAINTFSQDLPTILDTVRNLIDSQSESNNNYIQARNKFLKVCQESINPDIKIADIREMIIQHILTEDIFTNIFSDAQFHQENNIAKQLNEVIKTFFTGNVKRNTFKTIQSYYNVIIRTASNIVNHQEKQKFLKVVYENFYKAYNPKEADRLGIVYTPNEIVKFMVQSTDYLLEKHFNKTLGNKGVEILDPCTGTGTFITEILDYLLTRDVEYKYKNEIHCNEISILPYYIANLNIEYSYQQKTGEYLEFNNICLVDTLHPTDKGEKQMSLFGMNEVNTERIKRQNEKKISVIIGNPPYNAKQENFNDNNANRKYDSIDKRIKNTYIKEGTAQNQIVVYDMYTRFIRWATDRLNDEGIITFISNSSFIDALAFDGFRKIISQEFNEIWVINTKGNARNSGERRRQEGGNIFSDLIKVGIAVYFLIKNPKKEGFKIYYHELDDYLKADDKKAFFVQNRIENINFETIKPDINNNWINLTDNNFDDLIPLIDKDVKAVKTKAIKNEKTGELENKVCDEAIFQLFSNGLKTQRDEWVYDINKENLKVKVNYLIDIYKETLKDNNYQDKDKIKWDRELSKYLDRKIEKEFNSQQIIKSNYRPFYHQFFYFDKHFNGMTYQWFNIYNSDDLDNEYNLIITISGIAHTKPFSTYIINSICDLGFIETCQCLSLYRYENGERIDNITDWALEQFRKYYQPNGVEKLSDNKENNSDNNNLENNDNNDLNNDCLENNNNNNNLDNNDNNNLNNDILHNNNLENNDNNNLNNDCLEDENNNKAKLTNKINKGKKENLKDNINNGKNITIEKEDIFNYVYGVLHNPEYRQKYELNLKREFPRIPFYDDFWQWSKWGKKLMDLHLNYETIKPYKLTRIDIPLNNPEATPKPKLKADKTNHKIIIDEVTTLEKIPSEAWEYKLGNRSALEWILDQYKEKKPKDKTIAEKFNNYKLADYKEQVIDLLMRVTTVSIETIKIINQMNK